The Ptiloglossa arizonensis isolate GNS036 chromosome 2, iyPtiAriz1_principal, whole genome shotgun sequence sequence AGCTTTAATATTATaatgtaaaatttcattcgcagGACGGGAATCGTatggtaaaaataaaagtaaaacaagGTTTCGTAACTTATTTTTATTGCTATAACCAACATGACAAGTTTACAGTGTGTATAAATAACGAATGAACCATAATAAAGTAGTTGATCTTTCgatttcattttaaataatcGATAGTCGAAAACAGTATATCGAATTTTAGATAAATTGAACTCTAGTATTTCGAGAAATCGATTTATGCGTCGATAAAAGGTAGTTTAAAATGTAGTGAACACGTGTGATGTTTGTAgtttacattttatataaaaaacatAAATAGAGTATTAATAATACAAGATCTACGATGGCTAATACCAACGTAAACAACGATACTTTACAAGTACAAATAAGATTTCTTACCAAACAAGAACAGTAAGTACCGTGTTTCATGGTTTTCTGTGATGTGTACTGGGAGGTTAATAAACTGTTTTACTATATTCTTATAATATTTCATGATTTACGTAGTGTATATAGTatagaataattaaattatgttCTAAATCTTGACATATATATGTTGAACATATGTTTTAAATTTTAGGTATGCTGTTCCAGATTTTCCATTATCTGTACACACATCTATTGTACCAAGTGAATTGAATACTCTTGTAAATGAACTTTTAAAGGGTATGAagttgtttatttaaatattaatgaattataataaagtgttttaatttaaaaaataatttgttttaatTCTAGAAACTACTGATATAAAACATGATATACAATTCgattttttggtattttcccaATTTCTACGTACTTCGTTATCTGAACACATAactgagaagaatgcttctacAGAGGAGGTGATAAACATTGAATATGTTGAAAAGTATCCACCACCAGAACCTCAGGATTGTCTTATACATGATGATTGGGTATCTGCTGTTGCTGTTTGTGAGAAATGGTTATTTTTTGTTATTGATTGCAAATAGTTAATCACGGTGTTTCAAAAAGTTATTATTTTATGCTAAGTAATGTGTTTAATAGGATATTAACTGGATGTTATGACAATTCACTACATATCTGGACTTCAAAAGGAAAACATCACCTTGTAATTCCTGGTCATACATCACCTATTAAAGCAGTAGCATGGATATCCTTAAATACAGATACTGCTACTTTTGTTAGGTATTACTTAAAGTTGTTAAAAACGAGTATACTTTATAAAGTGCTAATTATATTCCTTTAAATCTTGCAGTGCCTCTCAAGATCAAACAGCTATAATATGGGACTGGAATATTACAGAAAATTCTTTAGATTGTGTACATGTATGTAGAGGCCACGAACGTGGACTTGAAGCTGTTAGTGTCAATTATGACAAATCATTGATTGCAACTGGAGCTTGGGACACAATGCTCAAGATCTGGTCTATTTGTAAGTATTGAATAGTTTTTGTAACGTACTAAAAGTTGTAATTAGTTATTAATAAAAAGAATGTTTAATATGTATTgtctttattgttttttttgGCTAATCAAGATGAAAATGAAGATGGTGAATCTACCTCAAAAAGATTAAAGTCTGAGCACGGTAAAACAAGAGTGAGTGAAGCAAATATATGTCAATAGAAAACATTTAAGTTAAATATTCATTAGAACATGCAAAATTACATTGTATAGGTACCCAAAAGAACAATGAAAGGTCACAAAGAAGCTATTAGTGGTATAGTATggtcagataaaacagaaatcatAACATCTTCATGGGATCATACAATGAAAGTTTGGGATTCAGAATTAGGAGGAGTTAAGCATGAACTTGCTGGTAACAAAAGTTTCTTCGACATCGATTACTCTCCATTATGCCGCGCTATTGTAGCAGCATCTGCTGACAAGCACATCAGATTATATGATCCAAGATCTACAGGTTTCGATCAAAATTTCCTTTATAAACCTATTAATCATTgtaatttctataaaaattgtaatttttttagaaGGAACTCTCGTAAAGACGATATTCACTTCTCATACACAGTGGGTGCAATCTGTAAGGTGGTCAATTGTAGATGAAAATCTTTTTATTTCAGGAGCGTATGATAATGACATGAAACTTTGGGATACCAGAAGGTTAGATCATTTTTAAttaagttgctcgataaaatGTACATAGTTTCTTAACAAATTTGTGTTCTTTTGCAGCCCAAAAGCACCATTGTTTGATCTTTCTGGACACGAGGATAAAGTATTATGTTGTAATTGGTCTAATCCCAAATTCATGGTGTCCGGAGGTGCCGATAACACTGTAAGAATATTTAAGTCAAAACATGTTATTTGTTAATGATAAATTAACCGCTTGTAATTCTTAAATataacagagaaagaaaatctCGCAAATAGTGCAAATTAATAAGAATaagctttttttttattattttaatatttattatattctaaATCAAACAATGTAATCGTCTAAATGAAATAGAATTCAGTATATCGCCGTCATGAAACGTATTGATCACGAAATCATGTATTTCActgtaaaataatagaaacataCGATTCGTGCTTACAGTTCCAACAACATACTCAAAATAAACTTGAATGCAAATCGAAATTATGTATATAAGTAATTACATCTATTTTCGTACGAATAAACATATTTAGAAAATCGAAAACACATGTAACTAGTAAAAAAATTTCGTAGCCCAAAAAAAAGTTCTCGGCATCAAATCAAAATTCGCACTTTTATTTcaatgagttttttttttttttttttttttgcaatgtgTCAGTTTTAATTTACCCTCGTATTTTACATCATTATAAAATCACCACTTAATTGACAAAACAGGAGATCTAGTAATCGTTGATACATTGCCAGCacctcgttttttttcttttttttctttaaagaatttcgaatcgtttttatTGCGCACAAATCAAAGCATTTTACTCAAAATAGTACAAATCGCATCAGCGTAAGGTGTTAAAAATACTAAGAAGAAGACTCGTTACTTTCTACCGTATTGCCAAAATCGAACATGGCATGTTAATTCTCCGTGGTCTTGTGTTTCGCAAAAAACAATTTTACCGTCGGTTATAATAGAGGCGAACGCTGGATGTATTACACAGTATGTTAGGATAATGTGGGGGGCTTATGATTTTAATATTACTTACAAAGGACAATATTGTTCAGTCTATTGCACATGCTGTACTGCTACACAGTAGTATACACAATAGTATAATTTCGTTTAACCGATGCCTATGGAGAAGaacgtgtattattttttttttgttgtccaTTTAATTCATTAAGCTCTCTTTCAGTTCTAAAGGATACCAAAAAACATGTCAGggttttattattttccatttgaaaAAGGCATATACAATAGTCGCTACTTGATTCGACAGAAGGCATATTCAGTGTGGAGTATGTGTAAATACAGTCACTGATTTTTGTACGAGAGTAAGTTTTTATTTTACAGACTTTACATTTCGTTTGTTGCTTCCTTGTGGATGTTACTACGTTGGAAACGAAAACAAAGTAGAAGGAGAAATCAAAATAATGAGTATCAAAATATCTGTGGAATTTCGTTGAACGAAATCGAACCCAGCCGAAACTGTAGACCAAAGGCGTGTGTGAGAAAAAAAACATCATACATTTGGGGATTCACTCTCTATATACGAAGAGATGCAAGAGAGATTCTTACCGGCCTAGGCCGAAACTcaggaaaggaaaagaaaatgattCGAATAAATCCCCAAAACAGATCGTTTATTGATCAAAAATAAGGGATGATAATAATTAAGAATTTGATTCTTTCACTTTGAAATATACCAAACCATACTTGTAAGTAACTCTAAAACTGTTCGGTGCACGCTCTGATACAAAGTGTAGAGTGACGTTTAGAGCGTGCACACGCAGTGTGCAGTTTACAGTAACAGTGTGTCTGCAGTCTGTGTCGTGTAATAGGCAGATGATTTTAAAGTACGCATTATAAATTATGCATACACCTACACACCACATCCTCGGTCTCGCActtcctctctcgctctcgcgttCTCGCATTGTATCATCACTTTCTCACGTTCTCGCTCTCTCTTTTTGTGTTCTGTTTTCGTTTgcacttttttcaattttttttccgtttttattttttagaagACCCTATCTAACCCCCACATTATCTCACACAAAGACTAGCGTTTTTAAACGATCCAAAATAAACTAAGGGCACTTTTAGTGGCGTATGCCCTGTTCTTATTTCGAGTTTCATGAAAAATCTAATTCTGACCGTTGTTAAACTTTGTTTTTATTACAGCACCTATCGACTTCTAAGAGTCCCTATCTTAACTAGCTATGACACACTTGCCTTAATCTAGAATTTCATTACGTGCTATGCCTCGCCATCTTAAAGTATCCGAacctagtttttttttttcattcttctttttcttaaatCAATCCTCATACGGATGCGAACTGTGTACCTTGATACTTCAACatcatttctctctttctcgtttactCTCGAAAACTCTTGTTTTCATGTTCTCATTGGTCGCACACCGCATAACAATATCATGgagagaagaaacaaaaaaaattaagcAGACGGTATGGTATTGTTTTGGAGAATTACATGTTCGTCTCGAGACGCGAAAGAATTCGAACGCGACAAAGATAGTAAACACGGGGTCAAGAAATGAAGAGGGATTAGGGGAACAAATCGTGTAAGAGAAACGGGAAGGGCTGAGGGGAGTAGAAGTTAGAAAAAGAAGGGGCAATGGAAAAAACGTAGTTTCTCGTTACAGCTAAAAAAAAAACCTATCGCTTAACAATGTAAAACAATGACTTAAAACTCGGTGAACCTAAGGGACTGTACAAGTCGAAGTACGATGATGCGTCGCGACATCATCAAGTCAACTCGGACTCGCTTCGCTTAAGCCGATATTCGACTAatgttattttttacttaaaaaacaccctacgtttttttctttttattctcatCTTTCTACAATCAGCCTACGACTACGTGTGATTCTAATCTAAAAGAGGCTACGCTAGAATTCTAGAGAAAGCTTACGGAAAGCAGCATTGCTTGGAAACGAAGTTCCAAATGGTTTTCGTAAACCACACCCGGCCAGCCCAAGCACCCGACCCGCGGTGCGCAGCAAGCAGTCCTTACTATTATATTACAGTAGATAATATGTTgtagaataatatatatttattattaatatgaaTAGCCAGTCAGTCTTGACGGGTGCGAGGTGCATAGGCTGAACGGTGCCTCGCCTAATGTGTTCAACATGGAGAGGCAGTTGTATCCTAACTATCAGCTAACTATCTACCTAAACTTAATCACTTAATCGATTACTTCCTATCCAAAATGGTGCCTAGCCTATTCATAGTCAACACTAATTACACAACATCTCGCTGTGTTTTTCTTCACGTTCTATACAATAGTTACGCGCTCGCTCTTCTCACTTTCACTCTTCTCCCCCTTTCCCTCTCAGCCGTTTCTCACGCTTTCTTTTTATCTTTCACTCTCACTTTCATTCGCCcgatctctttcttcgttcctttcgcaCGTTATCCCTTGCATTCTGATTTGCCtgtctctcttttttctcctcTCTGCCCGCTCTCCAGTGCGGCTCCGTATCTGCGGGAGCTGGCGTTTTGTCGGCCGAACCATCGTTCTTCCGCTCGGTCAGCACTAATGCTGCTCTTTGTTTGGTCGTCACAATAATAATTAGTTATTTAGTACAAGTCTATTagtaaaattcttcaaaattcacTATTTAATCACATGTGATTTTTGTTGTCAGTCGTGGTGACAATCGCTTGTGCAACAATTACACACTCGCAAATAGGTTCTCCCTTTcgcctctatctttctctcgctctcttttttttctcccttaATGCATGGACTCAAATCGAGTAATAATCGGTCTCTTAAAAAATAGCTCATACCACTTTTTTCATCTTTTATCTCTTGTCATCAAATCGTGATGTACCAAAATAaactaaatatattatttacttcAAGTCTCAACAGTGTAAAAATCTTTCATACTTTAGATGACGTCAATAATAGTAAtcgttaattataataatacagcatattattgtaatattataataatagctACGATCGCCTCTAACTCTATCTAACTACCTGCCCGCCACTTCGAGCCCGGAGCTCGCAATATTTGGTAGAAAGCTTTCTGCTAATCGTCCTTTCTCGACTCGATCTAAGTCAGACAACGTGAAAACTGTGCCGGATGTAAAAAAACGGGCTTAGAGGAACGCAGGAGAGGAgggtgttcctttttttttgttttttgtttgtttgtttgtttgtttgtttgttttgttttgttttcctCGAGATGCCGCGTAGATAGAAAATCCTCGACTTAtcttattcgttcctttttgttTCCTCGCGTTTGATCCTCTCGCCTATCGTTCTCCTCCAGTCCCATTATCCTCGTTCATTTAGTAACGCGTTATTCGTTTGTtcgatataataaattaatttacactcTATCTATCGTATCCCGTCGTAACAAGCCTACTGTCTCTCTTCTCGGGCGGTGTGAATATCTCGGTTTACAATGATCCGCCGTTTGATTTCTTTTTGTTCCTAGACTCCGCACGGACCGTACGGTGTTTCGGCCCGTCAATCCCGTTAGTGGCAACTATACACATACAAAATCTATTCGAATTCGTAACCAAAAAACAAACGCAGTGATATTAACTGGCTACAACGCAAAAACAATTATATTCTCTTAACTAGAAGATCAAAATTTGGCTCAAGTTTCGCATTTACATACCgacgtaaaaatatattataatatttttcagcaTATCCCTGTCTAGCGGATTTGTCTGAAAAGGcacaattctaaaaaaaatatttgtattcactgTACAATTAAAACTGATATCGATTCGTAGTAACTGTACTCATAAATATAAATCCTCTAAAAAGTACTATGTTCCTTTCGTTCTTGTTACAATAATTACATATATCTTGAAGTTTTTTTTCCTTTAGAAATAaagctttccttttttttaaatcttcgcTTCTTTTCGTCCATAAAATATATTCGTCCGTGATTAAAAAGAGAACGCGAACTGTACTTGTAAAAGTAGATAAAAATCTTCGCGTGgcaatacatacatacaatatATGTGCCTGGCTTGGAATGTCTGAACGAaacagaagaaaacaaaaagaaataatgtgATGAGAGTGCAGTTTGTGGATGGGGTGGTGTGTGCTGTTAAGGAAGAGTTTTTCTTCAGCATCTTTATGAAAAAAGAACACTGGTCAACGCCTCTTCTTTTGCAGCCCAGCCACCGGCCAGCCAGCTGGCACGAGTCCGGTAGGTACTGATTACAATCAACTGAATCtgaatgtatttttttatcaaCTCTAGCATTGGAAGTGCTTTTTCtctgtatattattatattatttcttgGGAAGAATTCTCCTTTGTATATTTCTGAGCAGCGTTTCTTTTATAGTTTACagtttttgttaaaatatttattcacactCTCAAGCGTTCAGCTTCGACTTATCGTCTCCTTAGTAAATGTAATACCTAAAGTTAATCCTGGAAGCCTATCAGCTTGACACTAAACTGTCCGTCGCAGAATATCAATTTTGTCACTGTCGTAATGATTTGTTGGCGTTACAGCGTATGGAGCCGTGCTGGTGCCGAACAATGTAGATGACACGAGCACTCGTACCCCTTCTTATGACAACATTCATTCTCtaatcgttggaaaatattaactACTTTCACCTATTTATCTGGTggataaaatgtataaaagatGGCTGGCAAGTCAATTATCATGAGGAAGAATCTTATCTGACTTTATGTATTGTATTTAGTCTCATCTATTCTTCATTAATATAATCCTTCGTGTATCAACAGATGTGGCTCTCCTAACTTACATAACCCTCGGTGTAATCGTATCTGAAATAttacataattataaaatttatgaatAATTGTATACACTCTGAATGGGTCATGGTTATTAATTCGTACAACACGTTAAGAACATTTCGGTACTTATTTagacaaaagaaaaatactttttGCTTAACTCATAATTTCCTTTTAAGTAAttagtaattttctttttttaaactaaTTTACATAgtcattgaattaaaattgtcaaaaaatattatttatacctaAAAACCGTAGCCTACTTAGGCTGCTGAGCTTGGTATTGTTGATAGGAGTCATCAGGAGATGCAGCATTACTAGTCTGTTCAGAATCACCCAATGGCATGGTATGAATAATGCTAGGAGGGTAAGTATAAGGATAGGGATGCGGACTTGCTGCTATGTActgcaaaatgaaatattagaataaattataattagaaGCAATAAAATCAGAAAGAATGAGAATAGAATACTTACGGAACCAGTGCCAAGATGCAATGTAGACATTTGTGTAGTAAGCTGAGGAATCATACTGTATTGTGGGTTGCTAGGATCAGCTGATGGCATCATCTATAACATAAAATTTATATGAAATTTGAAagttcaaatatttctattgtttCGTTAGTATTATAGAACTATAAATTTATACTTGGtgtgaaaatatacaaataaattaaGAAGTAATTATAAATGAAAACATATATCCTTATGGATAAAAGCATAGACGAGTTAACGTCAAATCTACaagtattatacaaatatataagtagtataaagagaaaaaaaattaaacaacaaaaaatttgtacaaaaactcACGTCGACCTGTTGCATGTGTGGAGGGGCAGTCTGCACCAAATAAGGAGTAACCCAAGGGGTTCCTGGTACGCTATAACCAGGTAAAGCTTGGCCATAATGACGACTATATTGTGTTAAAGCGGCTGCTGGTAGCATGTGAGTAGTTGCGACTCCATTTTGACCAACGCCGCTTGTATCATAATTCAAAGCCATGTtctgtaaaaatatatataacaatCGTTAAACATGTACATTACACATTCTTTAATGTTTACTGTAATGAGATCAATTACCTCTCCAGTTTCTCTCCATATTGTACTTTTGTATAATGATTTTTTCTTATTACCACCATCAGCAAATTTCACCAATAGAGGATCTTTAGCCCCTGATAGTGCCTTTCCATTAAACATCTGAATTATTTGTTCACATTTTTCTTTGGACTCCATTCTGAGATAAAAGAATGTGTTACTTTAAATATtaagaattttaaatacatcaatATTTATTAACGGTCATTTTTTGTAATACTAATATCAAATGCAAATACTACTAACCTTGCAAATCCAACACCTTTACTTTGTCCAGCAGTATCGCGTAATATACGCGTTGAAATAACTTGCCCGTATTGAGCAAGTAAAGCTTCAACGTCATTTTCTTTGAAGCTCAATGGTAGGTTTGCAATATACAAATTGGTGGGGTCCTGCTCCTGTTGCTGAGAAGAGAGTAAAAATACTATGCAACTTATTGTAGTACACTCCTCaacgtgtatatatgtataaatttcaaaaaagtTTCATCTCTATCATTTTAACATTCATgactatataaatgtatataatatttgcaTATTCCTGAATAACTATGACTGCATATGAGTGCACAGACGAAATCACTGCTATGATGAATTAGTAAACATCACAGAAAGATATATCATGTTCATTTACAAGAACATCACAAGTGTATCATATACTTTGTAAACATCTTATGTATTAAGTATTAATTACAGTCCATATTCGATACAGATTTACTTCGAATGTTAAAATGATAATTCAAAATTAAACTTTATATCAATGCAATAATGCAAGAAATTTAGAAAACTAAAATTTACATAGTATTTAAAACAAATGTCTTACatagaaaatattgatattttctttttatcaaaaaaTTACATAAATCTACGAGATACTACTAAAAAGACCAATAAACTATGACAATTATTTTGATCTAATTTTGAGTATAATAGACAAGTATTAAAAAGGACTGATTATGAATCAaaatgattattatttttaatattgagaGGTTATCATGCTTCAGGGCATTACATTACCACATTCTGGTGGTTCTCCAAATTTGCTTTACGGATGCTTGTgattaaattcaatttcaaatatATCCTGCATTTATGTGCAAAGCATGCTCACACGCTAAATACATTGTGTTTTTCATGATAAAACGTTTTCTTTTAACCTGGTGATatgtaagtattaattaaaattaataatctatGCGTGCCTATAGCATTCACTGTTTAACAATACATGTTAATGATTCAAGAACAGGATGAATTAACAAACAAGTAATGAGCCTACAACAAGTCAAAGTAGTGAATATCGCCTGTgcaatcattttttattcaatgtgAGTAATAAAATCATagatatattttgaaataagaGGAAACTCGTTAACTTTCCTTGTATTATTAAATGATATTTAATGGTACcactattattaaaatatatcatTTATCTTACGAAAATAactttgttcgcaattctgtttaCTTGTATTGTTTCTCTACAATTTTCTGTAAGATTTATCTTAACAATCATATATGCTTACATCACAAATAACAAGTATGTAATGCAACCCAACTAATCACTTCTTACTAGACAATATCAAGAATAACCATTCAAAGCAGTAATATAGTTCCAATCACATATGACACGTTGTTGGAGACAAGCATGGTAAAAAGCACAGGCATGTTCACATATATACAGTTACATTATGAGACAGAAATGAAAGTGAGACAAATTGTCTCACAATATTGCAGAAAACACATTGTATGTAAGATATATgcacatacatatacatgtgtTCATGCTTAAGTTTTCTTTGCTTATAATTTTCATACACAGAGAACaaaaaggaaaatatatatgtacattaaaCTTAACTCTAACTTGAATTCAATATTTATGCACCCTCAAGCATATTTTGAGATCCACCATTTCTCTCAAAAATCAATCAACTCTACAGTTACTTGAATATACTTATACTTTACGACAATTTACTTCAATCTTGCGAATgcattaaaacaaaaaaataaataatgaaaatattatgatATAAGCCAAGCCAATggcattatatatgtatatatatttataaaaatattatatacacatGTACACATATATGTATGCATATAAATATGTccacatatatgtataataaaccATAATATATCTTAATGAATTTATATCTCAATAAAATGATTTACATCTTGATCAAGTGCGAATGTGTATAAAGGATTTTATATAAGATTTGCATATCTTTCTATGCATTATATGTAATAAGGTACATTACAAGAATTGTAAAGTATAATaacaaatgaaattttgtattgTAGTTAATTTCTACAACTACAGTGCTAATTTACTGCaaaattgaaactttaaaaaattcccaaatacaCATCCAAATTTGCTTGGTGTGCTGGTTAAACTTTATTATTTAAGCCAAGTGTGTCAATCAGAGCCAACCAACACCCCAGGAGTAAGATAGCACCTGATCTTCACATAGCACCACTAACTGGTAAGTAAGTACCATGTACCCTGAGCACAGTTAATGACGGGTACATCATTTAGTTGTATCATATCACATGCGACTGACATCATCACAGCTGCTGATGGCACCCCGTGCTTTTACCGCGGCCAGATTAGAAGAACCATTCCAAGTTAGTTTTTTTGGGCAATGAATATAGGCAAGAGCCAATACATTTTCTTTTGGCAATGTGCGTAtgtaggtaaaaaaaaaagtcaacactatttgaaatataaataaatgtaagcTATCTTTTTCTGATATTTACGTACCACTGAATAGAATGTAAAGGTGTAACATTCAACAAATCGTATTACATTATATCTGTAATCGAATATTGTATATATTGAATGTATAAGTTTCTAGTCATATTTCAAAGGAATCTATCTTAATGAAATATTCtaaagaattttgaaatttctgtAGTATAACAGTAAGCTACTAATTCTTTTACTTAGGACATTGACACAGACATTTGAGTGAGTACATTAGATGTTTGCTAAAGGCTTGAATTAGTGCTGAAATAAATGCAATTTTCGGACATGAATTATAAATGTGTTGACACAGCAGTATCAGCAATTTGTGGCCGAGATACAGCAACAAGCATCAATAGTTTGGTAGGTATATAAGACAGAATGGTAGATAGAACTGGTGAATACTAGAGAGTTTCAGACAAGTGAGATAGGTTCCAATAGGAAGGgcttttttctgtttcttttaaaCAACACATTTTTTTACTTTAAATCGTGCATTATTGCCTGCTACTATATTTTCACTGACAGTAAAATATTACCTTTGTATacatatgaatatttataatatataaatttattttgctaATGTGTATTTCTGTTAATTTCTTATCATTTTTTACCAATGAAAATATAGTTTGTATTTGATACCACCCCTCTAGTAGCAGCACTGTTATCTATTTAAAGAGTATTCCTTTATACAattcttttattatattaatagttGTTAGCCTTTCTCACTTGTCGATACATTTAAatactttcaatatttttttaatattctttacaAAACTTGTAATCTTGCTTTAATTTGATATTGCTATACTAAAAACAGTTTTCCTACATAACGCAACAATTATAAAATACTAAATAGTTCTTGTCAAGATATAAATTCTAAGCATGTCTAGAGGGGCTGAGAGCAGAGCAATGATGCCAAGGAGATGATGCCATGCTTGTCTTTTGATAACTGTAATGGAATTAGATAACACCGTCATTTGTTTTAAAgactatttttttataatagtaTCAAATACTGTTTCTTAAAAgttactttctttttatttcaaaaattatacattCAAGCTAATATGTAATGGAATAacatgaaaaaaattatttattattttcaataacaatCCGATAATTAAGTACAACCAGATTTTGTTTATCTAGCTAActgaattaaacaaaattttatattatgtaCCCAATGATATTTTATAGTATTCTACAACAAGCAGCTGTAAATTGCCATTACCATTATACTTGAAATTTATTGAATGTACATAAAAAGATATAAGCAACAGGTCTTGAAAATCATTCTATTTGCAAGTTGCAAATGATTCTTAAAAGACGACCATGGCATCTAAATTGTGATTCAAATTTCTGTACTTTCTTATCCAACtttatttgataaataatatatcAAAGTACTGTGTATACATATTTGTCACAGTAGTActggaacaagaatttttctcaaattAATGGCATTTAAAAGTTATGTATCGAGGGGA is a genomic window containing:
- the LOC143143834 gene encoding ribosome biogenesis protein WDR12 homolog isoform X2; protein product: MANTNVNNDTLQVQIRFLTKQEQYAVPDFPLSVHTSIVPSELNTLVNELLKETTDIKHDIQFDFLVFSQFLRTSLSEHITEKNASTEEVINIEYVEKYPPPEPQDCLIHDDWVSAVAVCEKWILTGCYDNSLHIWTSKGKHHLVIPGHTSPIKAVAWISLNTDTATFVSASQDQTAIIWDWNITENSLDCVHVCRGHERGLEAVSVNYDKSLIATGAWDTMLKIWSIYENEDGESTSKRLKSEHGKTRVPKRTMKGHKEAISGIVWSDKTEIITSSWDHTMKVWDSELGGVKHELAGNKSFFDIDYSPLCRAIVAASADKHIRLYDPRSTEGTLVKTIFTSHTQWVQSVRWSIVDENLFISGAYDNDMKLWDTRSPKAPLFDLSGHEDKVLCCNWSNPKFMVSGGADNTVRIFKSKHVIC
- the LOC143143834 gene encoding ribosome biogenesis protein WDR12 homolog isoform X1; its protein translation is MANTNVNNDTLQVQIRFLTKQEQYAVPDFPLSVHTSIVPSELNTLVNELLKETTDIKHDIQFDFLVFSQFLRTSLSEHITEKNASTEEVINIEYVEKYPPPEPQDCLIHDDWVSAVAVCEKWILTGCYDNSLHIWTSKGKHHLVIPGHTSPIKAVAWISLNTDTATFVSASQDQTAIIWDWNITENSLDCVHVCRGHERGLEAVSVNYDKSLIATGAWDTMLKIWSIYENEDGESTSKRLKSEHGKTRVPKRTMKGHKEAISGIVWSDKTEIITSSWDHTMKVWDSELGGVKHELAGNKSFFDIDYSPLCRAIVAASADKHIRLYDPRSTEGTLVKTIFTSHTQWVQSVRWSIVDENLFISGAYDNDMKLWDTRSPKAPLFDLSGHEDKVLCCNWSNPKFMVSGGADNTTLHFVCCFLVDVTTLETKTK